In a single window of the Candidatus Cloacimonadota bacterium genome:
- the rplI gene encoding 50S ribosomal protein L9: MKIIIKKSTNPQTENLGAVGDIIEVSGGFARNYLIPNGFAIKATRKNLALVDSIKDKEEIRLAQEIKEAEMILSRIVKETCIFTRLADENGHLFGSVSEKDIVAGLAEKGLEVDKSSIRMEHHLKEIGEHDITIKLKENVEGQLHIIIQIQETSQDENKTTLE; the protein is encoded by the coding sequence ATCTTGGTGCAGTCGGAGACATTATAGAAGTTTCCGGTGGATTCGCCAGAAATTACCTAATCCCCAATGGCTTTGCTATTAAAGCAACAAGAAAAAACCTCGCTCTGGTTGATTCAATTAAAGATAAAGAAGAAATAAGACTAGCACAAGAAATAAAAGAAGCAGAAATGATTTTATCCAGAATCGTTAAGGAAACCTGCATATTCACACGTCTCGCAGATGAAAATGGCCATTTGTTTGGTTCTGTTAGTGAAAAAGATATCGTTGCCGGTCTTGCAGAAAAAGGACTTGAAGTAGATAAATCATCCATACGGATGGAACACCACCTGAAAGAAATTGGAGAACATGACATAACAATCAAACTTAAAGAAAATGTAGAAGGACAATTACATATAATCATCCAAATACAAGAAACCTCTCAGGATGAAAATAAAACAACCTTGGAGTAA